A stretch of the Maledivibacter sp. genome encodes the following:
- a CDS encoding GGDEF domain-containing protein, whose product MMEMDVFSRILFLILICFSFLIFIFTISMNKKNSMFKAFGMVFFLPFSLCTISFVFINKISLDYVYWLSETCMSIVFLILILFKGKQKNYSLVNFIILSMSIGLCILLKNNLLPLHFVSSKIQVLISVLIIILNLILLKYKDFLEKEFLTANILLIISVVLSLFSNQKHVLQGILILKFLTYLTFYIFFYKRTYGQFIDKIKEANKIKKSLNKVINRDVKKKMLHYEIAREKLLMKAKTDSLTKTYNKEAIFDIINDLISKNKQFSIMMFDIDDFKKINDTYGHIVGDVCIKKLVDTVKKCIREVDYLGRYGGDEFILVLPSLEIEQGILIAERLIKNVNMISSPKFTISIGISIYPHDGNTAKDLISIADEGLYYSKKVGKNTSSYINTFDK is encoded by the coding sequence ATGATGGAAATGGATGTTTTTAGTAGAATATTATTTTTGATTTTAATATGTTTTTCATTCTTGATTTTTATTTTCACTATAAGTATGAATAAGAAAAATTCAATGTTTAAAGCATTTGGTATGGTTTTTTTTCTACCCTTTTCTTTATGTACTATTTCATTTGTATTTATAAATAAAATATCTTTAGACTATGTATATTGGCTTTCCGAAACTTGTATGTCTATAGTTTTTCTAATATTAATATTGTTTAAGGGAAAACAGAAAAACTATAGTTTGGTTAATTTTATAATATTGAGTATGAGTATAGGTCTATGTATCCTATTGAAAAATAATCTTTTACCCCTTCACTTTGTATCTAGCAAAATTCAAGTTCTAATTTCTGTATTGATTATCATTTTAAATCTAATCCTATTAAAATATAAAGATTTTTTGGAAAAAGAATTTTTGACGGCTAATATACTTTTGATTATTAGCGTAGTATTGAGTCTTTTTAGTAATCAAAAACATGTCTTACAAGGAATCTTGATTTTGAAATTTTTAACTTATTTGACTTTTTATATATTTTTTTATAAAAGAACCTACGGACAATTCATAGATAAGATAAAAGAAGCTAATAAAATAAAAAAAAGCTTAAACAAAGTAATAAATAGGGATGTTAAGAAAAAAATGCTCCATTATGAGATTGCCAGAGAAAAATTACTTATGAAGGCTAAAACTGATTCACTAACAAAGACATATAATAAAGAAGCTATATTTGATATAATCAATGATTTAATAAGTAAGAACAAACAATTTTCTATAATGATGTTTGATATAGATGATTTCAAAAAAATAAATGATACCTATGGGCATATAGTTGGTGATGTATGTATTAAGAAGCTTGTAGATACAGTAAAAAAATGTATACGTGAAGTGGATTATTTAGGTAGATACGGTGGAGATGAGTTTATTCTAGTGCTTCCTTCATTAGAGATAGAACAAGGAATTTTAATAGCTGAAAGACTGATTAAAAATGTCAATATGATTAGTAGTCCTAAATTCACTATATCTATTGGCATATCCATCTATCCACATGATGGGAATACTGCAAAGGATTTGATTTCTATAGCTGATGAGGGATTATATTACTCAAAGAAGGTGGGTAAAAATACATCATCTTATATTAATACCTTTGATAAATAA